In the Acidovorax sp. A79 genome, one interval contains:
- the nusG gene encoding transcription termination/antitermination protein NusG translates to MTTAAEITGAEAPAGASASANPDLRWYIVHAYSGMEKAVERNIQERIGRSGMQDKFGRILVPTEEVVEMKNGQRKTTERRLFPGYVFVEMVMDDDTWHLVKHTNKVTGFVGGAKNRPAPISEEEVQKIVSQMQEGTDKPRHKIEFMVGELVRVKEGPFTDFNGSVEEVNYEKSRVRVSVMIFGRSTPVELEFGQVEKT, encoded by the coding sequence ATGACGACCGCTGCGGAAATCACTGGAGCAGAAGCTCCTGCAGGCGCTTCTGCTTCGGCAAATCCGGATCTGCGCTGGTACATCGTCCATGCCTATTCGGGCATGGAAAAGGCGGTGGAGCGCAATATCCAGGAACGCATTGGTCGCTCTGGCATGCAAGACAAGTTCGGTCGCATTCTGGTGCCGACCGAAGAAGTGGTGGAGATGAAAAACGGCCAGCGCAAGACGACGGAGCGTCGCTTGTTCCCTGGCTATGTATTCGTCGAGATGGTGATGGACGACGATACCTGGCACTTGGTGAAGCACACCAACAAGGTGACCGGTTTCGTGGGGGGGGCCAAGAACCGCCCCGCCCCTATTTCCGAAGAGGAAGTCCAGAAGATCGTCAGCCAGATGCAGGAAGGCACGGACAAGCCGCGCCACAAGATCGAATTCATGGTGGGCGAGCTGGTTCGCGTCAAGGAAGGTCCGTTCACGGATTTCAATGGCTCCGTCGAAGAGGTCAATTACGAAAAGAGCCGCGTGCGCGTCTCCGTGATGATCTTCGGCCGCTCCACGCCGGTCGAGCTGGAATTCGGTCAGGTCGAAAAGACATAA
- the rplK gene encoding 50S ribosomal protein L11, with product MAKKIVGFIKLQVPAGKANPSPPIGPALGQRGLNIMEFCKAFNAQTQGVEPGLPLPVVITAFADKSFTFIIKTPPATTLIKKAIKLEKGSANALKIKVGKITREQLEEIAKTKMKDMNAANVDAAVRTLAGSARSMGVTVEGL from the coding sequence ATGGCGAAAAAAATCGTCGGTTTTATCAAGCTGCAAGTCCCAGCTGGTAAGGCCAATCCATCCCCACCCATCGGCCCGGCACTGGGTCAGCGTGGCCTCAACATCATGGAGTTCTGCAAGGCATTCAATGCGCAGACCCAAGGTGTGGAGCCAGGCCTGCCATTGCCCGTGGTCATCACGGCTTTCGCAGACAAGAGCTTTACCTTCATCATCAAGACGCCGCCTGCGACGACTCTGATCAAGAAGGCCATCAAGCTCGAAAAGGGTTCGGCCAATGCGCTGAAGATCAAGGTCGGCAAGATCACGCGCGAACAGCTCGAAGAAATCGCCAAGACCAAGATGAAGGACATGAATGCCGCGAATGTTGACGCAGCTGTCCGTACGCTGGCTGGTTCCGCACGCTCGATGGGCGTGACGGTGGAGGGTTTGTAA